In Micromonospora sp. NBC_01813, the following are encoded in one genomic region:
- a CDS encoding DUF4180 domain-containing protein, translated as MADEIVELAGVPVLVCDADGPSIATDQDAVDVIGATYAGAEIVAVPAGRLDERFFTLRTGVAGGIMQKFVNYRVRLVIVGDIAAYTAGSTALRDLVTESNRGKQIWFVDDLDALAARLT; from the coding sequence ATGGCTGACGAAATCGTCGAACTGGCGGGCGTACCGGTGCTGGTCTGCGACGCGGACGGACCGTCGATCGCCACCGACCAGGACGCGGTGGACGTCATCGGCGCGACGTACGCTGGTGCCGAGATCGTCGCTGTCCCGGCCGGGCGGCTCGACGAACGCTTCTTCACCCTGCGGACCGGGGTGGCCGGCGGCATCATGCAGAAGTTCGTCAACTACCGGGTGCGGCTGGTCATCGTCGGCGACATCGCGGCCTACACAGCAGGCAGTACGGCACTGCGTGACCTGGTCACCGAGTCGAACCGCGGCAAGCAGATCTGGTTCGTCGACGACCTCGACGCCCTCGCTGCCCGCCTCACCTGA
- a CDS encoding ATP-binding protein, producing MTAEMLRAPAEIKYAEELDWLESVDDGPKPFSWRLSPKMVRLFILGSERADGLDREIPQKWFGDRSFVERSIVTLASDRGLLLIGDPGTGKSWLAELLAAAISRNSTLVVQGTAGTTEDHIKYSWNVSMVIAKGQSRQSMIPSPIMTAMEQGVIGRFEELTRSTSDVQDALISILSEKYVSIPELDSDNIVFAQPGFSIIATANSRDRGVNDLSSALKRRFNFVRIPVVTNKRSEAEIVKFRTVELLRRHQIELEVPPTLLDVLLQSFADLRTAAASATSDDEKLESALSTAEQIGVLEDAILHSQFFGDRTLRAETLASSMVGSLARRSPEDLAILNKFWHGVIEPRSKADGGEWPAFLEGGRQSIATLS from the coding sequence ATGACCGCAGAAATGCTGCGCGCCCCCGCTGAGATCAAGTACGCCGAGGAGCTCGACTGGCTCGAATCGGTCGACGACGGCCCGAAGCCGTTCTCGTGGCGGCTCAGCCCCAAGATGGTGCGCCTGTTCATCCTCGGCTCGGAACGCGCCGACGGCCTCGACCGGGAAATCCCGCAGAAGTGGTTCGGTGACCGCAGCTTCGTCGAACGCAGCATCGTCACCCTCGCCTCCGACCGCGGCCTGCTGCTGATCGGTGACCCGGGCACCGGCAAGAGCTGGCTGGCCGAGCTGCTGGCCGCCGCGATCAGCCGCAACTCGACCCTGGTGGTGCAGGGCACCGCCGGCACCACCGAGGACCACATCAAGTACTCGTGGAACGTGTCGATGGTCATCGCCAAGGGCCAGTCCCGGCAGTCGATGATCCCGTCGCCGATCATGACGGCGATGGAGCAGGGCGTCATTGGCCGGTTCGAGGAGCTGACCCGCTCCACCAGCGACGTGCAGGACGCGCTGATCTCGATCCTGTCGGAGAAGTACGTCTCCATCCCGGAGCTCGACTCGGACAACATCGTCTTCGCCCAGCCCGGTTTCTCGATCATCGCCACCGCGAACAGCCGCGACCGGGGCGTCAACGACCTGTCGTCGGCGCTCAAGCGACGGTTCAACTTCGTCCGGATCCCGGTGGTGACGAACAAGCGCAGCGAGGCGGAGATCGTCAAGTTCCGGACCGTCGAGCTGCTGCGTCGCCACCAGATCGAGCTGGAGGTGCCGCCGACCCTGCTGGACGTGCTGCTGCAGAGCTTCGCGGACCTGCGTACCGCCGCCGCGTCGGCGACCAGCGACGACGAGAAGTTGGAGTCGGCGCTGTCCACCGCCGAGCAGATCGGGGTGCTGGAGGACGCGATCCTGCACAGTCAGTTCTTCGGTGACCGGACGCTGCGCGCCGAGACCCTGGCCAGCTCGATGGTCGGTTCGCTGGCCCGGCGCAGCCCGGAGGACCTGGCGATCCTCAACAAGTTCTGGCACGGCGTGATCGAGCCGCGCAGCAAGGCCGACGGCGGCGAATGGCCGGCCTTCCTCGAAGGCGGCCGGCAGAGCATCGCGACCCTGTCGTGA
- a CDS encoding helix-turn-helix domain-containing protein, translated as MSKVLLSVEQVAERLDLHVRTVRGYIRDGRLPAVRIGKQYRIAAADLDSFTGRPAGAARPGIDVSAVVDIDGLSAVDADRLSTLLVAGSQSGSGMAAEPPLRLQTVYDPARARLKVIVFGGPGAVAEILSTVDAVTRAESGMFHTSTAERVGNDG; from the coding sequence ATGAGTAAGGTTCTGCTGTCGGTTGAGCAGGTCGCGGAGCGGCTTGACCTGCACGTGCGTACGGTGCGTGGTTACATCCGTGACGGACGGCTGCCGGCCGTACGGATCGGCAAGCAGTACCGGATCGCGGCGGCCGACCTCGACTCCTTCACTGGCCGCCCGGCCGGCGCGGCCCGTCCCGGCATCGACGTGTCGGCCGTCGTCGACATCGACGGGCTCAGTGCCGTCGACGCCGATCGGCTGAGCACCCTGCTGGTCGCCGGCTCGCAGAGCGGCAGCGGGATGGCGGCTGAGCCACCGCTGCGGTTACAGACCGTCTACGACCCGGCGCGGGCCCGGCTCAAGGTCATCGTCTTCGGCGGCCCGGGTGCCGTCGCCGAAATCCTGTCCACCGTGGATGCGGTGACGCGGGCGGAAAGCGGCATGTTCCACACGAGCACGGCTGAGAGGGTGGGGAACGATGGCTGA
- a CDS encoding vWA domain-containing protein has translation MTNHHENRRQVLYWRLLARLFDGQEQAALERSSMAVVDDIGLPAAVLDPSVSVDTIVQRFPELADELPGLLAPPAQDDPAGSADDAADQADRTGQADTAGDAAGQVGADEVRRAALASKLLLNIFATGTGDVSAGQLANWQADAAWYQRACGTGTAPGRRDGVLGNIEGDLVRRMRLREVLADPALARQLTPSMSLIEQLLRDKSNLSGVALANAKALIRRFVDEVAEVLKTQVQQTSVGTIDRSIPPKRVFRNLDLNRTIWKNLPNWSPTDERLYVDRLFYKQTAKRTTPARLIVVVDQSGSMVDAMVNCTILASIFAGLPKVDVHLVAYDTRALDLTPWVHDPFEVLLRTQLGGGTDGMAALELARPKIVDPHNTVMVWISDFYEWKSQEVFDGLQAVHRSGAKLIPVGSVSSGGQQSVNPWFRQRLKDQGTPVLSGHVRKLVSELKNFLN, from the coding sequence ATGACGAATCATCACGAGAACCGGCGGCAGGTGCTCTACTGGCGGCTGCTGGCCCGGCTGTTCGACGGCCAGGAGCAGGCCGCGCTGGAACGCAGCAGCATGGCGGTGGTCGACGACATCGGCCTGCCGGCCGCGGTGCTCGACCCGTCGGTCTCCGTCGACACCATCGTGCAGCGTTTCCCCGAGCTGGCCGACGAGCTGCCCGGCCTGCTCGCCCCACCAGCGCAGGACGACCCCGCCGGGTCCGCCGACGACGCGGCGGACCAGGCCGACCGCACAGGCCAGGCCGACACTGCCGGCGACGCGGCGGGCCAGGTCGGAGCCGACGAGGTACGCCGGGCCGCGCTGGCCTCGAAGCTGCTGCTCAACATCTTCGCCACCGGCACCGGGGACGTGTCAGCCGGTCAGCTCGCCAACTGGCAGGCCGACGCCGCCTGGTACCAGCGGGCCTGCGGCACCGGCACCGCGCCGGGCCGCCGCGACGGGGTACTCGGCAATATCGAAGGCGACCTGGTGCGCCGGATGCGGCTGCGTGAGGTACTGGCCGATCCGGCGCTGGCTCGCCAGCTCACCCCGAGCATGTCGCTGATCGAGCAGCTGCTGCGGGACAAGTCGAACCTGTCCGGGGTGGCGTTGGCCAACGCGAAGGCGTTGATCCGGCGTTTCGTCGACGAGGTCGCCGAGGTGTTGAAGACGCAGGTGCAGCAGACCAGCGTCGGCACCATCGACCGGTCGATCCCGCCGAAGCGGGTGTTCCGCAACCTCGACCTGAATCGGACCATCTGGAAGAACCTGCCGAACTGGAGCCCGACCGACGAGCGGCTCTACGTCGATCGGCTGTTCTACAAGCAGACCGCGAAGCGGACCACGCCGGCCCGGCTGATCGTCGTCGTCGACCAGTCCGGGTCGATGGTCGACGCGATGGTCAACTGCACCATTCTGGCGTCGATCTTCGCCGGCCTACCCAAGGTGGACGTACATCTGGTCGCGTACGACACCCGGGCGTTGGACCTGACGCCGTGGGTGCACGACCCGTTCGAGGTGCTGCTACGCACCCAGCTCGGCGGCGGCACGGACGGCATGGCCGCGTTGGAACTGGCCCGGCCGAAGATCGTCGACCCACATAACACCGTCATGGTGTGGATCTCCGACTTCTACGAGTGGAAGTCGCAGGAGGTCTTCGACGGCCTGCAGGCGGTGCACCGCAGCGGCGCCAAGCTGATCCCGGTCGGCTCGGTCTCCAGCGGCGGCCAGCAGAGCGTCAACCCGTGGTTCCGCCAGCGTCTCAAGGATCAGGGCACCCCGGTGCTGTCCGGGCACGTCCGCAAACTCGTCTCCGAGCTCAAGAACTTCCTCAACTAG
- a CDS encoding tyrosine-type recombinase/integrase gives MRSLQDVRRYQPWTVSRRLSVVVGFYRVCVIDAILEHSPADYVRRPTVPAESPTLGLGHLQFEALITTARTSPNPNDFALVALLGLLGLRIFEACGANITDLGEEHGHRVLRVRGKGGKVVLVPLPPAVARAIDQAVDERTSGPILRNTHGRRMDRHAATRRLKHLAQAAGIRMPRMHPHMLRHTFVTTMLDAGVSLRDVQIAARHADPRTTMRYDRTRKNLDRHPNYILAAYMASGT, from the coding sequence GTGCGCTCGCTGCAAGACGTACGCCGGTACCAGCCCTGGACAGTCTCCCGCCGGCTGTCCGTCGTGGTCGGCTTCTACCGGGTCTGCGTCATCGACGCCATCCTGGAACACTCGCCGGCCGACTACGTCCGCCGACCCACCGTGCCGGCCGAGTCACCGACCCTCGGACTGGGCCACCTCCAGTTCGAAGCCCTGATCACCACCGCCCGCACGTCCCCGAACCCGAACGACTTCGCCCTGGTCGCCCTCCTGGGCTTGCTCGGCCTGCGGATCTTCGAAGCCTGTGGAGCCAACATCACCGACCTCGGTGAGGAACACGGCCACCGGGTACTGCGCGTGCGCGGCAAGGGAGGCAAGGTCGTCCTCGTCCCGCTGCCACCCGCAGTCGCCCGAGCCATCGACCAGGCCGTCGATGAACGCACCAGCGGGCCGATCCTGCGTAACACCCACGGTCGGCGGATGGACCGGCACGCCGCCACCCGCCGACTCAAGCACCTCGCCCAGGCCGCAGGGATCCGGATGCCGAGAATGCACCCCCACATGCTGCGCCACACCTTCGTCACCACCATGCTCGACGCCGGCGTCAGCCTCCGCGACGTACAGATCGCCGCCCGCCACGCCGACCCCCGAACCACCATGCGCTACGACCGCACCCGCAAGAACCTCGACCGCCACCCCAACTACATCCTCGCCGCCTACATGGCCTCCGGGACATAG
- a CDS encoding FAD-binding oxidoreductase — protein sequence MFLLPGRNALFRGHRDSPWHIDTQVGKTMSGSTRRGFIAGTAALGGAALIGSPATAEVTSKEGARESAVILPGDARYEDLVLRRTSERFFPRPELFRLPTTTEQVLRAVDGAVRAGKRVTVRSGGHCYENFVGDGAEVIIDLSAMRQVTFDRHRNAFMIEPGASLWTVFERLYLGWGVTIPGGQCGGVAAGGHIQGGGYGALSRQFGSVVDYLYAVEVVVVDRSGRARVVVATREPGDKNRDLWWAHTGGGGGNFGVVTRYWMRTPGAPGNDPARLLPKPPAETLGATIVWSWHDVTEESFHRLLRNYGEWHERNSAPDSRYTSLFSLLLLARRDNGADPGALAMVTSMDGSPPDADQLLSDYLAEVTDSVPGAITVQPPHRLPWLAGVKAGSLDQAEESGMFKAKAAYLRKRFTDQQIGTAYTYLTSTDHDNERAVLLLVSYGGKVNTVAPDATAMPQRDSIMKAIYTVTWTDPNGEQANLDWIRRWYSAMYQDTGGVPVPNSANDGSYINYPDLDTTDPQWNKSGVPWHTLYYKGNYRKLQQVKVRWDPRDVFHHAMSIKLPPH from the coding sequence GTGTTCCTGCTTCCGGGCAGGAACGCACTCTTCCGTGGCCACAGAGACTCTCCTTGGCACATCGACACACAGGTAGGTAAAACGATGTCTGGTTCTACCCGTCGTGGATTCATTGCCGGCACAGCAGCATTGGGAGGTGCGGCGCTGATCGGAAGTCCAGCGACTGCGGAGGTGACGTCGAAGGAAGGCGCGCGCGAGTCGGCGGTGATCCTGCCGGGTGATGCTCGCTATGAGGATCTGGTGTTGCGCCGGACGAGCGAGCGGTTCTTCCCACGGCCAGAATTGTTCCGGCTGCCCACGACGACCGAACAGGTTCTGCGTGCGGTGGATGGCGCCGTGCGTGCGGGTAAGCGAGTGACCGTGCGCAGTGGCGGGCATTGCTACGAAAACTTCGTGGGCGACGGCGCGGAAGTGATCATCGACCTGTCCGCGATGCGGCAAGTCACGTTCGACCGGCATCGCAACGCGTTCATGATCGAGCCGGGCGCGAGCCTGTGGACGGTGTTCGAGCGGCTCTATCTCGGCTGGGGTGTCACGATCCCAGGCGGCCAGTGTGGCGGCGTGGCAGCGGGCGGGCACATCCAAGGCGGCGGCTACGGTGCCCTGTCCCGCCAGTTCGGTTCCGTGGTGGACTACCTGTACGCGGTGGAAGTCGTCGTGGTGGACCGTTCGGGACGGGCGCGGGTGGTGGTCGCGACCCGCGAGCCGGGCGACAAGAACCGGGACCTGTGGTGGGCGCACACCGGGGGCGGGGGCGGGAACTTCGGCGTGGTCACCCGGTACTGGATGCGCACGCCCGGCGCCCCCGGGAACGATCCCGCCCGCCTGCTGCCGAAGCCACCCGCCGAGACGCTCGGCGCGACGATCGTATGGAGTTGGCATGACGTCACCGAGGAGTCGTTCCACCGGCTGCTGCGCAACTACGGCGAGTGGCACGAGCGCAACAGCGCGCCCGACTCCCGCTACACCAGTCTCTTCAGCCTGCTGCTGCTCGCCCGACGCGACAACGGTGCCGACCCTGGCGCGTTGGCGATGGTGACCTCGATGGATGGAAGCCCGCCCGACGCCGACCAGCTGTTGAGTGACTACCTCGCGGAGGTCACCGACAGTGTCCCGGGCGCGATCACGGTACAACCGCCCCATCGGCTGCCGTGGCTGGCAGGGGTGAAGGCCGGGTCGCTGGACCAGGCCGAAGAGTCGGGGATGTTCAAAGCGAAAGCGGCCTACCTGCGGAAACGGTTCACTGACCAGCAGATCGGGACCGCCTACACCTACCTGACCAGCACGGACCATGACAACGAGCGCGCCGTGCTGCTGTTGGTCTCCTACGGCGGCAAGGTCAACACCGTGGCGCCGGACGCGACCGCCATGCCCCAGCGGGACAGCATCATGAAAGCGATCTATACCGTCACCTGGACCGACCCGAACGGCGAGCAGGCGAACCTGGACTGGATCCGGCGGTGGTACAGCGCGATGTACCAGGACACCGGAGGCGTGCCGGTCCCGAACAGCGCGAACGACGGCTCCTACATCAACTACCCGGACCTCGACACCACCGATCCGCAGTGGAACAAATCCGGAGTCCCGTGGCACACCCTGTACTACAAGGGAAACTATCGGAAACTTCAGCAGGTCAAGGTGCGTTGGGACCCGCGTGACGTGTTCCACCACGCCATGTCGATCAAGCTCCCGCCCCACTGA